One genomic window of Nicotiana sylvestris chromosome 10, ASM39365v2, whole genome shotgun sequence includes the following:
- the LOC138879323 gene encoding uncharacterized protein, whose protein sequence is MGRDYPRLIRDAPPQGSQSMNTAPAATQPAHPARGGGRGGIVPDSLSSHVYVSALIRDSLIVDRVYWSCLITLSGFETIADLLLLNMVDFDVILGIDCLSPHYAILDCHAKTVTLAMPGYHQLKIRETDIPQTAFMTRWWLELLKDYDITILYHPGKANVVADALSRRAESFGSLTYLPAIERPKALDVQALANQFVILDISEPSQVLSCVVSRFFIYDRIRECQYDDPHLLVVKDTVQHGNAKEVTIGDNGALRMYFGSVLATCRVCYNNSYQSSIHMTPYEAPYGRQCRSPVGWFELGEARLLGTNLVQDALEMVKVVQDFAQPVQKKELCGLEGSRYFIYGGRAGLASGFVYEGRYEIRKEGKIEPKFDKDLSYVEKIVAILDRHVRKLRSKSIASVKVQWRGQLVDEATWKTEQDMRSRYPHFFTTSGMSLCLFKDERIL, encoded by the exons ATGGGGAGGGATTATCCTAGGCTTATAAGGGATGCACCTCCACAGGGTTCCCAGTCTATGAATACAGCACCAGCTGCCACCCAACCTGCTcatccagctaggggtggaggtcggggag gtattgttccg gattctttgagttcccatgtttatgtgTCTGCTCTTATaagagattctcttattgtggaccgcgtttattggtcgtgtttaattactcttagtggttttgagaccatagctgatttattattgctcaacatggtagattttgatgttatcttaggcATCGACTgcttgtcgccccattatgctattcttgattgtcacgccaagaccgtgacactggctatgccag gttatcatcagttgaagattcgggagacAGATATCCCACAGACTGCTTTcatgactcg GTGGTGGTTAGaactgcttaaggattatgatatcactattttgtaccacccggggaaggccaatgtggtggctgatgctttaagtcgtcgggcagagagttttgGGAGTTTGACTTATCTACCTGCAATAGAGAGGCCCAaggcattagatgttcaggccttagccaaccagtttgtgatattggatatttctgagcctagtcaagTATTGTCTTGTGTGGTCTCTCGGTTTTTTATttatgatcgtattagggagtgtcagtatgatgacccccatctgctTGTTGTGAAGGACACGGTTCAACACGGTAATGCTAAAGAGGTCACTATTGGGGATAATGGtgcattgaggat GTACtttggatcagttcttgccacttgcagagtttgctacaacaacagttatcagtctagcattcacATGACACCATATGAGGCTCCGTATGGTAGGCAATGTAggtccccagtgggttggttcgagctgggagaggctagattattgggcacaaacttggttcaggacgCTTTGGAGATGGTTAAGGTGGTTCAGGATTTCGCACAGCCAGTCCAGaaaaaagagttatgcggactaGAAGGTTCGCGATATTTCATTTATGGTGGGAGAGCCGGTCTTGCTTCAGGTTTCGTCTacgaagggcgttatgagattagGAAAGAGGGAAaaattgagcccaag TtcgacaaggatctatcttatgttgagaagatagtggctatattggacaggcatgttcgaaagctgaggtcaaaaaGCATTGCATccgtaaaggttcagtggcggggtcagctggTCGATGAAGCGACTTggaagaccgagcaggatatgcgcagtcgttatCCTCattttttcaccacttcaggtatgtctctatgcttgttcaaggacgaacgaatATTGTAA